attaaaaagaaaaaaaaagagaaaaacttaacTGTTTGAGAAGAAGGATGGGTTTTAGATTAGGGATTTGGTTGATTGCCTCttggttaaaaatttaaaaatttaagaaaaaaaaagaaactgcaacaCATggtagttgtttctttttttttctctccattaagaaataataaatctaCTGTTGACAGAGGAAAGAAGTCCCTTAACATGCAATGACTTGGAAATGCAGCGTAAGTGCCAATAGATTGTAACTTTGCAGGCTTTCTGAAGTTAATGGAGGTAGGGGAGAAAAAAGTCAGTGAGAAATGTGCAGAGATCAGGGTGATGTAGAGAAAAATAGTAGTTGGCTGCTTCTTTCCTTGTTTATCCTTCGAATTTGCAAAAAcaactctatttaaaataatggcaaaGTAATACTACAcaatattattttgctttttaggcAAATAATAAGAATTTTGATAGTCTTAACTTTGGAGTGTTCTCTGTTATGAGTATTTAGATGTCTTAGCTCCTGTATCGTTGGGCAGGGAGCCACAGCATGCAATAATCTATGCTTATTAACAACTTGAGAGCACCTCGTACCGTTATTAGTCTTCATCCAATGCTTCATTGGCTGCCTATACTAGTCTCAATGCTGTTTTTTCAGAGCTCACATATTGCGATCCTATTATGCAATAAGTACACAATTTCAGGCAGGGCAAACTTGGGTTACCTTGACAGCTTACTGAAGCTCTTTTGCCAAATCACAGCCTGTTTGCTCAACTGGGAAAGACGTACAGGTACCAGGTTTACTAAGTCACATTTTTGCCCTTACCAGAGCACATAGTACACTTCCTTTTGGTACTGTTGTTCAATACAGTGGTTAGCCAAATATTATTGTTACTAAAATGTCAGCATTCAGTGGTGAGAAAGGCTCTGTGCTTTTCAATGTTGAAATAAGTAGGAACTCCTGAAACTCAAAAAGGCTTTTCTTAATTCTATGGGACTGTGGTGATTTGAAGATCAAGGAAGAAAAAGTGAAACCTAAGCAGCAAACATGCAACACTGAAGAAAATAATGCTCGAAATGTTAATGCATTTTCCTTAAATCAACTGTCCCATTCCTACACTAGAGGAAATGCCCCTGTTGTTGGTAAACCGACGGtgatttattttaatagcttCACAATGtgcatctgtcttttttttaatatcgTAGGTTTCCATTTAATTACGCAGCTGAAAGGCATGAGTGTGGTGCTGGTGCTACTTCCTACACTGCTGCTTGTTATGCTCACGGGTGCTCAGAGAGCTTGCCCAAAGAACTGCAGATGTGATGGCAAAATTGTGTACTGTGAGTCTCATGCTTTCGCAGATATCCCTGAGAACATTTCTGGAGGGTCACAAGGCTTATCATTAAGGTTCAACAGCATTCAGAAGCTCAAATCCAATCAGTTTGCCGGCCTTAACCAGCTTATATGGCTTTATCTTGACCATAATTACATTAGCTCAGTGGATGAAGATGCATTTCAAGGGATCCGTAGACTGAAAGAATTAATTCTAAGCTCCAACAAAATTACTTATCTGCACAATAAAACATTTCACCCAGTTCCCAATCTCCGCAATCTGGACCTCTCCTACAATAAGCTTCAGACATTGCAATCTGAACAATTTAAAGGCCTTCGGAAACTCATCATTTTGCACTTGAGATCTAACTCACTAAAGACTGTGCCCATAAGAGTTTTTCAAGACTGTCGGAATCTTGATTTTTTGGATTTGGGTTACAATCGTCTTCGAAGCTTGTCCCGAAATGCATTTGCTGGCCTCTTGAAGTTAAAGGAGCTCCACTTGGAGCACAACCAGTTTTCCAAGATCAACTTTGCTCATTTTCCACGCCTCTTCAACCTCCGCTCAATTTACTTACAATGGAACAGGATTCGCTCCATTAGCCAAGGTTTGACATGGACTTGGAGTTCCTTACACAACTTGGATTTATCAGGGAATGACATCCAAGGAATTGAGCCGGGCACATTTAAATGCCTCCCCAATTTACAAAAATTGAATTTGGATTCCAACAAGCTCACCAATATCTCACAGGAAACTGTCAATGCGTGGATATCATTAATATCCATCACATTGTCTGGAAATATGTGGGAATGCAGTCGGAGcatttgtcctttattttattgGCTTAAGAATTTCAAAGGAAATAAGGAAAGCACCATGATATGTGCGGGACCTAAGCACATCCAGGGTGAAAAGGTTAGTGATGCAGTGGAAACATACAATATCTGTTCTGAAGTCCAGGTGGTCAACACAGAAAGATCACACCTGGTGCCCCAAACTCCCCAGAAACCTCTGATTATCCCTAGACCTACCATCTTCAAACCTGACGTCACCCAATCCACCTTTGAAACACCAAGCCCTTCCCCAGGGTTTCAGATTCCGGGCGCAGAGCAAGAGTATGAGCATGTTTCATTTCACAAAATTATTGCCGGGAGTGTGGCTCTCTTTCTCTCAGTGGCCATGATCCTCTTGGTGATCTATGTGTCTTGGAAACGCTACCCAGCCAGCATGAAACAACTCCAGCAACACTCTCTTATGAAGAGGCGGCGGAAAAAGGCCAGAGAGTCTGAAAGACAAATGAATTCCCCTTTACAGGAGTATTATGTGGACTACAAGCCTACAAACTCTGAGACCATGGATATATCGGTTAATGGATCTGGGCCCTGCACATATACCATCTCTGGCTCCAGGGAATGTGAGGTATGAACCATGATCCTCCTAAAAGCATTTCTACTGCGGGGAAGGAGAGGTAAATGTTTGAAGCCCTAGAGGTGTCTCTAATCACTAGAAAGATTAATGACCcttttgcttttgggttttgCTCAGTGTGAAAGGTTACTTAATTAAATTACAACCACCAGGAAattgactgctttttttttttttttaaatggttgaaactTGAAGGAAGTTCATTCAAGGATAAGTTGGAATAAAGCACTATGTTAAAACATCTGCTTTTTAACAATTTGTATACAGGGGTTGGacttaaaaacacacatacaaacaaaacTCTTTTCATTCTGAAATTTCTGTCTGGTTCTTGGTGTTTGACTTTTGTAATGGAGTAAAGAAGAGGGGCcagcttaatttaaaaataaagtgagttTACCAAAATTCCAGAAGGTAATGAAGATTTAAACCAAAGAGCAATTTTCCCAAGGGTTGATTTTGTtgtaaatttttagttttaatgaaaGCATGCAACAGGGATCTCACACCCGTGTTACTTGCCATTTAGTTATTATACCAGCATAGAGAATGTCAGAGGCCTACTGTGTAATTGTATCAGGCTCCTAaggcttccttctttttttttgtttccttctttcctacttTATTtcactccttcctttccttcctttttcttccttctttttttgtttgtttgttttttaattactgGGATATAGATCCGATTTCAAAGGTTTTTATGCACTGGCTATTTGTGTTTAATCAGAATGAAACTTCAATTCCATGCTTTGGCTTTGTCCCTGGTAACTAAAATCAGGTCACAATTTTGTGGATGATTTAgcaataacaaaatggcagtcaTAACAGGGACTGTTTGTCAGTATTGCTGTCATCCCCAAAAGAAATGATATGTATTCTTGTtaaacttattaaaaaataagtgatacaaatatttataaataaaaggagagaggTTTGAGTTCTGGGTATCCTCCCTTTCTGTAACAGCCTCAAATAAAGGTGTACCTTCcatgttatattatttttgtttttataagaatAAATTTGGACCCGGTTTctgattatttaattttaaagatcaCTTACAGGATCATGTTAGTGAGCAGACAAATAGTCACAAATTTCAAACTTGTCAATAAGTAATACTGGATGTAAATTGTTCTTTTCTTGGTAATGTTGATCATTATGTGCAAAGACTGACTACTAAGGCCTTGTTGCTTGAAGAAACTAGTGAAGAGAGGTTAAATTCTGGCAATATAATGTTTTAGTATCTGATTTTAGATGATCACTCTTTCAAAAGACGGTTTTAATGAGTACTTAAAGATGTTGCCCTTTCTAATGCTAGTTAACAGTTGGAAAATATAATTGCTCTTTGATAGTATATACTCCAATTTTTCCATAGTCCTAACTACAAATgctaatgaaaatgttttcagaCAAAGCACTGAATTTGAAATAATCTCTAACTCAGTACAATTTGGACTATTGAACTGTTCTTCaaagaattcattttcttcttttttgtgtatCATTGAAAATAAGAGAAGTAATCCCAGATAATAAATTCCTAAAAGGAAACTGTATAAGTAATTgcccttaaaaattaaaaagaataaaagattttcTATAAAAGTCTAACAAGGCTTGATGTTTTTATTGCAGGCCCACAATTATACAATATACTTGAGTATTAGTAACACAAGTTCATCCTATTTTATTCTGGGTTCTCCTTATATTTTGTGATCCTCTTAAAGGCTggtatataaaaagaaaagaaaattctagatgcattaattcattttctCTTGACTTTTGGAGTAGAatgctaacttttatttttaagaatcaccaagaagaaagaaacattcttaAAGAACCAGGATTTGAGAACTGGGGTTCTAAAACTTTTCCAGAGATCTTAAATTTCACAGATTATTCCATCAAAAACCCTAGGCATTACCATGACAGAAACAAGTTTAAAAGATGGTTCATTTAATTAAAACGTGTgtttaaataaacacattttgatattgtatgtgtTATATAGATTGACATTTAATGTCATGAAATTGCACTAGTATTGTTGAAAATGAATGTGTTGTTAAGGCATTAAATAATGAAGAATGTAATTAAATATTGTAATAATTCTGTTGAGTCAAAATGGAATCCTTACTAAAGTAGCTCAAACTTTCTGTGCCCTCAAACATGGACATTAGTAGGCTATACATTTAAGATCATATGTCCATTTAGGATGAGGAGGGGGGTGctataaaactatatttaaatgaatttcaacttgttttaaaacaaaagcatacaaaaacaaacattgcAGGGGTCACCCCATTTTTTGACAGAACGTTTGCTGTATTACAGTTATAGGTAGATATAAACGGTGAGGAAAAGCAAACTCTTAGAAATTGTTATAGGGAAAACCCTAATTACTTCTTACTTCTTTGTCACTCGGAGTAAAATTTCTCCTGTTGAGAAATACTCCTTTGGACAAAATCTCTCTACAAAATAGAGCCAAGAGAGGGCAGCGATTTGCCCAACTTTACATTGTTTTTGGAATAGTAGAAGTACGCTGAATTTTAGCCTGGCATTGTTTTCATAAGTCTCATATATCACTAGTTTAGCAGAGAaccattaatatatttataagacATTTTTGTGAggtaggtttttttaaaaaaaaattaaaaacaccaaACTCTACCCAATAAAGCCATAAATATTTAATTGGAAAACTTAGCACCAAATGCTAATTTTCTAAGAT
This genomic window from Pan troglodytes isolate AG18354 chromosome 12, NHGRI_mPanTro3-v2.0_pri, whole genome shotgun sequence contains:
- the LRRTM4 gene encoding leucine-rich repeat transmembrane neuronal protein 4 isoform X1; the encoded protein is MPGFHLITQLKGMSVVLVLLPTLLLVMLTGAQRACPKNCRCDGKIVYCESHAFADIPENISGGSQGLSLRFNSIQKLKSNQFAGLNQLIWLYLDHNYISSVDEDAFQGIRRLKELILSSNKITYLHNKTFHPVPNLRNLDLSYNKLQTLQSEQFKGLRKLIILHLRSNSLKTVPIRVFQDCRNLDFLDLGYNRLRSLSRNAFAGLLKLKELHLEHNQFSKINFAHFPRLFNLRSIYLQWNRIRSISQGLTWTWSSLHNLDLSGNDIQGIEPGTFKCLPNLQKLNLDSNKLTNISQETVNAWISLISITLSGNMWECSRSICPLFYWLKNFKGNKESTMICAGPKHIQGEKVSDAVETYNICSEVQVVNTERSHLVPQTPQKPLIIPRPTIFKPDVTQSTFETPSPSPGFQIPGAEQEYEHVSFHKIIAGSVALFLSVAMILLVIYVSWKRYPASMKQLQQHSLMKRRRKKARESERQMNSPLQEYYVDYKPTNSETMDISVNGSGPCTYTISGSRECEMPHHMKPLPYYSYDQPVIGYCQAHQPLHVTKGYETVSPEQDESPGLELGRDHSFIATIARSAAPAIYLERIAN
- the LRRTM4 gene encoding leucine-rich repeat transmembrane neuronal protein 4 isoform X2; this encodes MGFHLITQLKGMSVVLVLLPTLLLVMLTGAQRACPKNCRCDGKIVYCESHAFADIPENISGGSQGLSLRFNSIQKLKSNQFAGLNQLIWLYLDHNYISSVDEDAFQGIRRLKELILSSNKITYLHNKTFHPVPNLRNLDLSYNKLQTLQSEQFKGLRKLIILHLRSNSLKTVPIRVFQDCRNLDFLDLGYNRLRSLSRNAFAGLLKLKELHLEHNQFSKINFAHFPRLFNLRSIYLQWNRIRSISQGLTWTWSSLHNLDLSGNDIQGIEPGTFKCLPNLQKLNLDSNKLTNISQETVNAWISLISITLSGNMWECSRSICPLFYWLKNFKGNKESTMICAGPKHIQGEKVSDAVETYNICSEVQVVNTERSHLVPQTPQKPLIIPRPTIFKPDVTQSTFETPSPSPGFQIPGAEQEYEHVSFHKIIAGSVALFLSVAMILLVIYVSWKRYPASMKQLQQHSLMKRRRKKARESERQMNSPLQEYYVDYKPTNSETMDISVNGSGPCTYTISGSRECEMPHHMKPLPYYSYDQPVIGYCQAHQPLHVTKGYETVSPEQDESPGLELGRDHSFIATIARSAAPAIYLERIAN